The Streptomyces phaeolivaceus genome has a window encoding:
- a CDS encoding LacI family DNA-binding transcriptional regulator, producing the protein MRPPTIRDVAERAGVSKSLVSLVLRGAEHVRPEKRQAVLTAVEELGYRPNAAARSLSERRTRSVGVLLHDMRNPWFVELLDGLNSRLHDSGLHMLLADGHLNRRLGDDLTRTFTELRVDGLIAVGTLPPSEALRAAAALIPTVVAGAREPALPRVDIVANDDERGARLATEHLIGLGHRRIAHIAGQGVVGELRRRSFETVMREHGLTDGATVEQGDLTEEGGYRAMVRLLSAERRPSAVFAFNDIACVGALSAAEASGLQVPRDLSLVGYDNTYLSRLRHLWLTTVDNASHDVGRRAAQYLLDRMTDPSRPGETVLAPPTLEVRGTTAPPATPASTTTPTAISTSHP; encoded by the coding sequence ATGAGACCCCCGACCATCCGTGACGTGGCCGAACGGGCAGGCGTGTCGAAATCGCTGGTCTCCCTGGTGCTGCGCGGCGCCGAGCATGTGCGCCCGGAGAAGAGACAGGCCGTGCTGACCGCCGTCGAGGAACTCGGCTACCGGCCGAACGCCGCCGCCCGCAGTCTCAGCGAGCGCCGCACCCGCTCGGTCGGAGTGCTCCTCCACGACATGCGCAACCCCTGGTTCGTGGAACTCCTCGACGGTCTCAACTCCCGCCTCCACGACAGCGGTCTGCACATGCTGCTGGCCGACGGCCACCTCAACCGCCGCCTCGGCGACGACCTCACCCGCACCTTCACGGAGCTGCGGGTCGACGGTCTGATCGCGGTGGGCACGCTCCCGCCGTCCGAGGCGCTGCGCGCGGCGGCGGCGCTGATCCCCACCGTCGTCGCGGGCGCCCGTGAACCCGCGCTGCCCCGCGTGGACATCGTCGCCAACGACGACGAGCGCGGTGCCCGACTCGCCACCGAGCACCTCATCGGACTCGGCCACCGGCGCATCGCCCATATCGCCGGACAGGGTGTCGTCGGCGAACTGCGCCGACGCAGCTTCGAGACCGTCATGCGCGAACACGGGCTGACCGACGGCGCGACCGTGGAACAGGGCGACCTGACGGAGGAGGGCGGCTACCGCGCGATGGTGCGGCTGCTGAGCGCCGAGCGGCGGCCGAGCGCCGTCTTCGCCTTCAACGACATCGCGTGCGTGGGCGCCCTGTCCGCCGCCGAGGCGTCCGGTCTCCAGGTGCCACGGGACCTCTCCCTCGTCGGGTACGACAACACCTACCTCTCGCGCCTGCGCCACCTGTGGCTCACCACGGTCGACAACGCCAGCCACGACGTCGGCCGCCGCGCCGCGCAGTACCTCCTCGACCGGATGACGGATCCCTCGCGTCCGGGCGAGACCGTGCTCGCCCCGCCGACACTTGAGGTAAGGGGCACGACGGCCCCTCCCGCGACCCCGGCCTCGACCACTACCCCGACCGCCATCTCCACGTCACATCCCTGA
- a CDS encoding PadR family transcriptional regulator, with product MALRNAVMAALLEGEASGYDLAKGFDASVANFWMATPQQLYRELERMEGDGLITARVVEQERRPNKRLFSLTEAGLEAVRGYTAESPSRPTAIRDELMVKVQCVDAGDAEAVRASITERMEWSTAKLARYERLRNRLLDGRTEDEFFATAERIGPFLTLLRGMALEQENLRWGALALTRLEQRASASTGG from the coding sequence ATGGCGCTACGCAACGCGGTGATGGCCGCTCTCCTGGAGGGCGAGGCGTCCGGGTACGACCTCGCGAAGGGGTTCGACGCCTCGGTCGCCAACTTCTGGATGGCCACTCCCCAGCAGCTCTACCGGGAGCTGGAGCGCATGGAGGGGGACGGGCTCATCACGGCCCGTGTCGTGGAGCAGGAGCGCCGCCCCAACAAGCGGTTGTTCTCCCTCACCGAGGCCGGACTGGAGGCGGTGCGCGGCTACACCGCCGAGTCGCCGTCCAGGCCGACGGCGATCAGGGACGAGCTGATGGTCAAGGTCCAGTGCGTCGACGCCGGCGACGCCGAGGCCGTACGGGCCTCGATCACCGAACGCATGGAGTGGTCCACCGCCAAACTGGCCCGCTACGAGCGTCTGCGGAACCGCCTGTTGGACGGGCGCACCGAGGACGAGTTCTTCGCGACCGCCGAGCGGATCGGCCCTTTCCTCACCCTGCTGCGGGGGATGGCCCTGGAGCAGGAGAACCTCCGCTGGGGCGCACTGGCCCTGACCCGCCTGGAACAGCGCGCCTCGGCCTCCACCGGCGGATGA
- a CDS encoding nuclear transport factor 2 family protein, whose product MHPFRKAVEAGDMEAVAALLAENVVFTSPVVFKPYAGKAITAAILNAVSEVFEDFTYIREIANPDGRDHALVFTATVNGKQLTGCDFLHFDEDGKIDDFMVMVRPLSGANALAAAMGAKFDEIARAAGGHG is encoded by the coding sequence GTGCATCCCTTCCGCAAGGCCGTCGAAGCGGGCGACATGGAAGCGGTCGCCGCCCTGCTGGCCGAGAACGTCGTCTTCACCAGCCCCGTCGTCTTCAAGCCGTACGCGGGCAAGGCGATCACCGCCGCGATCCTGAACGCCGTGTCGGAGGTCTTCGAGGACTTCACCTACATCCGGGAGATCGCCAACCCCGACGGCCGCGACCACGCCCTCGTCTTCACCGCCACCGTGAACGGAAAGCAGCTCACGGGCTGCGACTTCCTCCACTTCGACGAGGACGGCAAGATCGACGACTTCATGGTGATGGTCCGCCCGCTCTCGGGCGCGAACGCGCTGGCCGCGGCGATGGGCGCGAAATTCGACGAGATCGCGCGCGCGGCGGGCGGCCATGGATGA
- a CDS encoding DoxX family protein, protein MNLTLWIATGLLTAVALAGGISKTFVPRARLAAQHGGEWTRDASPGFVKTLGVLELLAAVGLILPAVLDIAPVVVPVTAVCWIALMVGAMITHGRLGQSGLVLLNTVYLAIAAFIAWGRFGPWSFGG, encoded by the coding sequence ATGAACCTCACCCTTTGGATCGCCACCGGACTGCTGACGGCGGTCGCCCTGGCCGGCGGGATCAGCAAGACTTTCGTCCCCAGGGCGAGACTGGCCGCGCAGCACGGCGGGGAATGGACGCGGGACGCGAGCCCCGGTTTCGTCAAGACCCTCGGGGTCCTCGAACTCCTCGCCGCGGTCGGCCTGATCCTGCCGGCCGTGCTCGACATCGCACCGGTCGTGGTGCCGGTGACGGCCGTCTGCTGGATCGCCCTGATGGTCGGCGCCATGATCACTCACGGCCGCCTCGGGCAGTCCGGGCTGGTGCTTCTGAACACGGTCTATCTCGCGATCGCCGCCTTCATCGCGTGGGGACGCTTCGGCCCTTGGTCCTTCGGCGGCTGA
- a CDS encoding Rossmann-fold NAD(P)-binding domain-containing protein, translating into MLTGPQSLDQVEKVRLIGVALGRALSFQELPPERVRQGMLAQGLPEEVPDRLLGSLADYARRAGPTTGTVEDLLGRPARTFADWAHDNAPAFSG; encoded by the coding sequence ATGCTGACCGGGCCGCAGTCGCTGGACCAGGTCGAGAAGGTGCGTCTCATCGGCGTCGCCCTCGGCCGGGCGCTGTCCTTCCAGGAGCTCCCGCCGGAGCGCGTACGCCAGGGCATGCTCGCGCAAGGGCTGCCCGAGGAGGTCCCCGACCGTCTGCTCGGCTCGCTGGCCGACTACGCCCGACGCGCGGGCCCCACCACCGGCACCGTGGAAGACCTGCTCGGCCGCCCCGCCCGCACCTTCGCCGACTGGGCACACGACAACGCGCCCGCGTTCAGCGGCTGA
- a CDS encoding nuclear transport factor 2 family protein translates to MSGKYGVVDRFEIEELRAEVTDAVMMRDFDRVASLFTPDAVMRWPHVDKEFVGRDQIRAGIEWGQGLWEFFVQHVHGGVVRLDGGTAVGRAYIQEFGRMRDGSSHLNHALYHDRYQRTSDGWKFSERVYEVRYLDSTPLTGSPPEHSASTEGELS, encoded by the coding sequence ATGAGCGGTAAGTACGGCGTCGTCGACCGCTTCGAGATCGAGGAGTTGCGCGCCGAGGTGACCGACGCCGTGATGATGCGTGACTTCGACCGCGTGGCCTCGCTGTTCACGCCCGACGCAGTCATGCGATGGCCGCACGTCGACAAGGAGTTCGTCGGCCGCGATCAGATCCGCGCGGGGATCGAGTGGGGGCAGGGGCTGTGGGAGTTCTTCGTCCAGCACGTCCACGGCGGCGTCGTACGGCTCGACGGGGGCACGGCGGTCGGGCGCGCGTACATCCAGGAGTTCGGCCGGATGCGCGACGGCAGCTCGCACCTGAACCACGCCCTGTACCACGACCGCTATCAACGCACCTCCGACGGCTGGAAGTTCAGCGAACGCGTCTACGAGGTCAGGTACCTCGACTCCACCCCGCTCACGGGCTCACCGCCCGAACACTCGGCATCGACCGAAGGAGAACTGTCATGA
- a CDS encoding LysR family transcriptional regulator has protein sequence MELRDIEIFLTLAEELHFGRTAERLHVSQARVSQAIRRQERRLGVALFERTSRRVALTPVGRRLREDLQQALDLLHAGLARAQAAGPGADRTLRLGVFGHAGHELRPLVDAFRARHPGSDVQFGEINGNDAFTALRAGEHDAHVLWLPVAEPDLTVGPTVLTGGRVLAVSEDHPLARRGTASLEDLADNHVVDLGPDAPEYWVAAMVPTRTPLGRRIPRGPAARTFHEILSLVAAGRCVHPLGEVAARYNKPPGIVFLPLDDAPTLEWALTWRTATDSPALRALAQTAADLGPIAL, from the coding sequence ATGGAGCTACGAGACATCGAGATCTTCCTGACCCTGGCCGAGGAACTGCACTTCGGCCGCACCGCCGAACGGCTTCACGTGTCGCAGGCCCGCGTCAGCCAGGCCATCCGCAGACAGGAACGCCGCCTGGGCGTGGCCCTGTTCGAGCGCACCAGCCGACGCGTGGCCCTGACCCCGGTCGGCCGGCGCCTGCGGGAGGACCTCCAACAGGCCCTCGACCTCCTCCACGCGGGACTCGCCCGTGCCCAGGCCGCCGGACCGGGTGCGGACCGGACCCTTCGGCTCGGCGTCTTCGGTCACGCCGGACACGAACTGCGCCCGCTCGTGGACGCGTTCCGCGCCCGCCACCCCGGCAGCGACGTCCAGTTCGGCGAGATCAACGGCAACGACGCGTTCACCGCCCTGCGCGCCGGAGAGCACGACGCGCACGTGCTGTGGCTGCCCGTCGCCGAACCGGACCTCACCGTCGGTCCCACCGTGCTCACCGGAGGCCGCGTACTGGCCGTGTCCGAGGACCATCCGCTCGCCCGACGCGGCACCGCGTCCCTGGAGGACCTCGCCGACAACCATGTCGTCGACCTCGGCCCCGATGCCCCCGAGTACTGGGTCGCCGCCATGGTCCCCACCCGCACCCCGCTCGGCCGGCGCATCCCCCGAGGGCCCGCCGCACGGACCTTCCACGAGATCCTCTCCCTGGTCGCCGCCGGCCGCTGTGTCCATCCGCTGGGCGAGGTCGCCGCCCGCTACAACAAGCCCCCAGGCATCGTCTTCCTGCCCCTCGACGACGCCCCCACCCTGGAATGGGCGCTCACCTGGCGCACCGCCACCGACAGCCCCGCCCTCCGCGCACTGGCCCAGACCGCCGCCGACCTCGGCCCCATCGCACTGTGA
- a CDS encoding alpha/beta fold hydrolase, with amino-acid sequence MRDSFPALATTVTGTGPGLLLAHGATGSIEGNFAPVLPALSAAHTVVAPDYPGSGETPVADAPLDLDELADSVVDSAVRRGVGRFAVLGFSLGTLVAVRAAVRHPERVTALVLTAGFARPDDHLLGLVPDWRAEVPAALHPHIDLIPSLDTTGDLAEVAVPTLVVATTADSMVPPEHSRALAAGIPGARYTEIDSDHVVMVDRPEEWLTPVLGFLDSLPPADGTEAVGE; translated from the coding sequence ATGCGTGATTCATTCCCCGCCCTCGCCACCACCGTCACCGGAACCGGCCCGGGTCTGCTGCTCGCCCATGGCGCCACCGGCAGCATCGAAGGCAACTTCGCGCCGGTCTTGCCCGCCCTCTCCGCCGCCCACACCGTCGTCGCCCCGGACTACCCCGGCTCGGGGGAGACGCCGGTCGCCGACGCCCCGCTCGACCTCGACGAACTCGCGGACTCGGTCGTCGACTCCGCCGTACGACGCGGTGTCGGGCGGTTCGCGGTGCTCGGCTTCTCGCTCGGCACGCTGGTCGCGGTGCGCGCCGCCGTACGCCATCCCGAGCGGGTGACCGCGCTCGTACTGACCGCCGGATTCGCCCGCCCCGACGACCACTTGCTCGGCCTCGTCCCCGACTGGCGGGCCGAGGTGCCCGCCGCGCTCCACCCGCACATCGACCTGATCCCCTCCCTCGACACCACCGGTGACCTGGCCGAGGTCGCCGTCCCCACGCTGGTCGTCGCGACGACCGCCGACAGCATGGTCCCGCCCGAGCACTCCCGCGCCCTGGCGGCCGGGATCCCGGGCGCGCGCTACACGGAGATCGACAGCGACCACGTCGTCATGGTCGACCGGCCGGAGGAGTGGCTGACACCGGTCCTCGGCTTCCTCGACTCCCTGCCCCCTGCGGACGGGACGGAGGCCGTGGGGGAGTGA
- a CDS encoding NAD(P)/FAD-dependent oxidoreductase, translating into MQHRIIVLGAGYTGATAAGRLAKQLHREDVAITLVNAEPDFVERVRLHQLATGQELKPRPFDDMFAGTGVEVKLAKVAGIDADRRTVTVTGVDTHGAGEQERGQEGEQELAYDTLVYALGSGWNPQGVPGTAEHAHEISGRPGALRLRERLARLDAGAPVVIVGGGLTGLEAATEIAETRPDLDVALVARGGFGDWLSDKGRGHLRKVFAGLGITVHEHTAVTAVEADRVLTDGAPVPAAVTVWATGFAVHPIAEASTLEVSGAGQIVVDGTLRSVSHPEVYAIGDAAFVRGPGDKPLRMSCASGVPTAWQAADAIAARLTGRQLPKIPIHYVQQCISLGRKEGLIQFVTADDQAVPKALTGRIAALYKELICKGAAWAVAHPTVGKPTRRHRTVRPVGRAVGRADQAGQTDAGIPAGLADPAVKAATT; encoded by the coding sequence ATGCAGCACCGCATCATCGTCCTCGGAGCCGGCTACACCGGAGCCACCGCCGCCGGGCGCCTCGCCAAGCAGCTGCACCGAGAAGACGTCGCCATCACCCTCGTCAACGCCGAGCCCGACTTCGTCGAACGCGTCCGGCTGCACCAGCTCGCGACGGGCCAGGAACTCAAGCCCCGCCCCTTCGACGACATGTTCGCGGGCACCGGCGTCGAGGTGAAGCTCGCCAAGGTCGCCGGTATCGACGCCGACCGCAGGACCGTCACCGTCACCGGCGTCGACACGCACGGCGCCGGGGAACAGGAACGTGGGCAGGAGGGGGAGCAGGAACTGGCGTACGACACCCTCGTCTACGCCCTCGGCAGCGGCTGGAACCCCCAGGGCGTCCCCGGCACCGCCGAGCACGCCCACGAGATCTCCGGCCGCCCCGGTGCGCTCCGGCTGCGCGAGCGGCTGGCCCGGCTGGACGCGGGAGCGCCCGTGGTGATCGTCGGCGGCGGACTCACCGGTCTGGAGGCCGCGACCGAGATCGCCGAGACCCGCCCGGACCTGGACGTCGCCCTCGTCGCCCGCGGTGGCTTCGGCGACTGGCTCTCCGACAAGGGCCGAGGACATCTGCGGAAGGTCTTCGCCGGGCTCGGCATCACCGTGCACGAGCACACCGCCGTCACCGCCGTCGAGGCCGACCGTGTCCTGACCGACGGCGCGCCCGTCCCGGCCGCGGTCACCGTGTGGGCCACGGGCTTCGCCGTCCACCCGATCGCCGAGGCCAGCACGCTGGAGGTCTCCGGCGCGGGTCAGATCGTCGTCGACGGAACCCTGCGCTCGGTCTCGCACCCCGAGGTGTACGCCATCGGCGACGCGGCCTTCGTGAGGGGCCCCGGCGACAAACCGCTGCGGATGTCGTGCGCCTCCGGCGTCCCCACCGCGTGGCAGGCCGCCGACGCCATCGCGGCCCGCCTGACCGGCCGGCAGCTCCCGAAGATTCCGATCCACTATGTCCAGCAGTGCATCTCGCTCGGCCGCAAGGAGGGCCTGATCCAGTTCGTCACGGCGGACGACCAGGCCGTGCCCAAGGCCCTCACCGGCCGCATCGCCGCGCTCTACAAGGAACTCATCTGCAAGGGCGCGGCCTGGGCCGTCGCCCACCCGACCGTGGGCAAGCCGACCCGCCGCCACCGGACGGTACGGCCGGTGGGACGGGCGGTGGGACGGGCGGACCAGGCGGGTCAGACGGACGCGGGTATCCCGGCGGGGCTGGCGGACCCGGCGGTCAAGGCCGCGACGACTTGA
- the sigJ gene encoding RNA polymerase sigma factor SigJ, which produces MALTTHDVDRFEATRPRLEAIAYRLLGSASEAEDSVQETFLRWQAADVDRIQVPEAWLTKVLTNLCLNQLTSARARRETYVGQWLPEPLLTGDPMLGPADTAEQRESVSYAVLTLLERLTPNERAVYVLKEAFDYPHREIAEILDIGESASQQIFHRAKKHVAAGKARTEIDDATARRIVEEFLAAATSGRTEPLIKLLTSDAIAVGDGGGKVPARAKAFEGALAVAKFMRGLFKPAPAKRSLVGGSPEIHISTANGGPAILAVVDGRVVGIICLEIGADGIVAFRSQVNPDKLERATGVWATAEHGEPLFHAF; this is translated from the coding sequence ATGGCGCTGACGACGCACGACGTGGACCGGTTCGAGGCGACGAGGCCCCGGTTGGAGGCGATCGCTTACCGTCTCCTCGGCTCGGCGAGCGAGGCGGAGGACTCCGTACAGGAGACGTTCCTGCGCTGGCAGGCGGCCGACGTCGACCGGATCCAGGTGCCCGAGGCCTGGCTGACGAAGGTGCTCACCAACCTCTGCCTCAACCAGCTCACCTCGGCCCGCGCACGCCGGGAGACCTACGTCGGCCAGTGGTTGCCCGAGCCACTGCTCACCGGCGACCCGATGCTCGGCCCGGCCGACACCGCCGAACAGCGCGAATCCGTCTCGTACGCGGTCCTCACCCTGCTGGAGCGCCTCACCCCCAACGAGCGGGCGGTGTACGTGCTGAAGGAGGCCTTCGACTACCCGCACCGGGAGATCGCCGAGATCCTCGACATCGGCGAGTCCGCCAGCCAGCAGATCTTCCACCGCGCGAAGAAGCACGTGGCGGCGGGCAAGGCCCGTACGGAGATCGACGACGCGACGGCCCGGCGGATCGTCGAGGAGTTCCTCGCGGCGGCGACCAGCGGGAGGACCGAGCCGCTGATCAAGCTGCTCACCTCGGACGCCATCGCGGTCGGCGACGGCGGCGGGAAGGTCCCGGCCCGCGCCAAGGCGTTCGAAGGCGCCCTCGCGGTCGCGAAGTTCATGCGGGGTCTGTTCAAGCCGGCCCCGGCCAAGCGGTCCCTGGTCGGCGGCTCACCCGAGATCCACATCTCGACGGCCAACGGCGGCCCCGCGATCCTGGCGGTCGTCGACGGCCGGGTCGTCGGGATCATCTGCCTGGAGATCGGCGCGGACGGCATCGTCGCGTTCCGCAGCCAGGTCAACCCCGACAAGCTGGAACGCGCGACCGGGGTGTGGGCGACCGCCGAGCACGGGGAACCCCTGTTCCACGCCTTCTGA
- a CDS encoding ankyrin repeat domain-containing protein has translation MKQRKRKKLSRRLFSAIPAGDTAAVKAVLRAGADPERTDSEGTTPLYAASVNGEAEIARLLLAAGASPDTESSGIGAEGTPLCAAACWGHTATVRELLAHGADPNVKEDHGTGWSPLDWAENGPHPATVALLIAGGATSSGRAT, from the coding sequence ATGAAACAGCGGAAGCGCAAGAAGCTCTCCCGGCGCCTCTTCAGCGCGATTCCGGCGGGTGACACCGCTGCCGTGAAGGCGGTACTGCGGGCGGGGGCGGACCCCGAGCGAACCGACAGCGAGGGCACCACCCCGCTGTACGCCGCGTCCGTGAACGGGGAAGCCGAGATCGCCCGTCTGCTTCTGGCGGCCGGCGCCTCGCCCGACACCGAGAGCAGCGGAATCGGCGCGGAGGGTACGCCGTTGTGCGCAGCCGCGTGCTGGGGGCACACCGCGACCGTGCGTGAACTGCTGGCGCACGGCGCCGATCCCAACGTGAAAGAAGATCACGGCACAGGCTGGTCCCCTCTGGACTGGGCCGAGAACGGCCCCCACCCCGCGACCGTCGCCCTTCTCATCGCGGGGGGCGCCACCAGCAGCGGGCGAGCGACATAG
- a CDS encoding PE-PGRS family protein — MHTQRQQRQQWEQGRDGRQRRSSVPSRTVDDPTGLLALQHAAGNRAVAATVQRVQQQQEQVQEQEIEAGPPPDEASLQTSTDPDAVIVRLARSSEQHARQKKRKFNIWEPHKKWPEDWLLPEAKMRWVLERRLVLGEVFREQELKDIELLSEKRPAWLNSVGIGTMADGHRIAAGQKRAATEANKSKNSKGKGDSKGKGKETAAEKKPDYSDWLKLTPGRRILAASLAFETQRPASGAPIPINPAYTLGRFMRTQALPEDSGDRRELEAERDTQIRETALDTLVPASVRDDQRHPEAKDLITEDHKAQDGLARDVLTNVLLILRHGLQYTKNKKHVDYREGDVIRALAHGGRVNIRIPALQDGENPNQLLDFLGVPKVGKEEKRVMERGFATHRSSVGANKGETSGRFAEKGGVGASLTNVASKAVPGVTTPKLLGINQAIGGIGTKDWNGDVVLPNGSYGHMLLVFTEPTASTDGSLLVGIETIAPHAASPVGYHHGVKSTEATANPESSLHGHKPDKIGDGKMKNNQRLVELGKMGGTGQSWHAFLDELKTDWADRLAAAHTPAEERELYGELVGPRP; from the coding sequence ATGCACACACAGCGACAGCAGCGTCAGCAGTGGGAGCAGGGCCGGGACGGGCGGCAGCGGCGGTCGAGCGTCCCGTCGCGGACGGTGGACGACCCCACCGGCCTGTTGGCGCTCCAGCATGCCGCGGGCAACCGCGCCGTGGCAGCGACGGTCCAGCGCGTGCAGCAACAGCAGGAGCAGGTACAGGAACAGGAGATCGAGGCGGGCCCGCCGCCCGACGAGGCGTCTCTGCAGACGTCCACCGACCCGGACGCGGTGATCGTCCGGCTGGCCCGGTCGAGCGAGCAGCACGCGCGGCAGAAGAAGCGGAAGTTCAACATCTGGGAGCCGCACAAGAAGTGGCCCGAGGACTGGCTGCTCCCGGAGGCCAAGATGCGATGGGTCCTGGAGCGGCGGCTCGTCCTCGGAGAGGTCTTCCGGGAACAGGAGCTCAAGGACATCGAGTTGCTGTCGGAGAAGCGGCCCGCGTGGCTGAACAGTGTGGGCATCGGCACCATGGCGGACGGCCACAGGATCGCCGCCGGCCAGAAGCGCGCCGCGACGGAAGCGAACAAGTCCAAGAACTCCAAGGGCAAGGGCGACAGCAAGGGCAAGGGCAAGGAAACGGCCGCGGAGAAGAAGCCCGACTACTCGGACTGGCTGAAGCTCACCCCGGGCCGACGGATCCTCGCCGCCTCACTCGCCTTCGAGACCCAGCGGCCCGCCTCCGGCGCCCCCATCCCGATCAACCCCGCCTACACCCTGGGCCGTTTCATGCGGACACAGGCGCTGCCCGAGGACAGTGGCGACCGCCGGGAGCTGGAGGCGGAGCGGGACACGCAGATCCGGGAGACGGCGTTGGACACCCTGGTCCCGGCGAGCGTGCGGGACGACCAGAGGCACCCCGAGGCGAAAGACCTCATCACGGAGGATCACAAGGCGCAGGACGGCCTCGCCCGGGACGTCCTCACCAACGTCCTGCTCATCCTGCGCCACGGCCTGCAGTACACCAAGAACAAGAAGCACGTCGACTACCGGGAAGGCGACGTCATCCGGGCCCTCGCGCACGGCGGACGCGTGAACATCCGTATCCCCGCGCTCCAGGACGGCGAGAACCCGAATCAGCTGCTCGACTTCCTCGGCGTCCCCAAGGTCGGCAAGGAGGAGAAACGCGTCATGGAACGCGGCTTCGCCACGCACCGCTCCTCCGTCGGCGCGAACAAGGGCGAGACGTCCGGCCGTTTCGCGGAGAAGGGCGGCGTCGGGGCGTCCCTGACGAACGTGGCGTCGAAGGCGGTTCCGGGCGTGACCACCCCGAAGCTGCTGGGGATCAACCAGGCGATCGGCGGCATCGGCACCAAGGACTGGAACGGCGACGTCGTCCTCCCGAACGGCTCCTACGGCCACATGCTCCTGGTGTTCACCGAACCGACCGCCTCCACGGACGGTTCCCTGCTCGTCGGCATCGAGACGATCGCGCCGCACGCCGCCAGCCCGGTCGGCTACCACCACGGCGTCAAGTCCACGGAGGCGACCGCCAACCCCGAGTCCTCGTTGCACGGCCACAAGCCGGACAAGATCGGCGACGGCAAGATGAAGAACAACCAGCGGCTGGTGGAGCTGGGGAAGATGGGCGGCACCGGCCAGAGCTGGCACGCCTTCCTCGACGAGCTGAAGACCGACTGGGCGGACCGCCTCGCCGCGGCCCACACCCCGGCGGAGGAACGCGAACTCTACGGGGAACTGGTGGGCCCGCGGCCGTAG
- a CDS encoding SDR family NAD(P)-dependent oxidoreductase, translating to MASEFDGRSVIVTGAASGIGRATALAFAAKGARVLVADLNSEAAGSVVKEIEEAGGTAVAVTGDLSEQAVVDQVARTAVERFGTVDVLVNNAGIMDRMSALGDVSDPEWERVIRVNLTAPFLLTRAVLPHMLAAGRGAIVNTASEAGLRGSAAGAAYTASKHGVVGLTKSLAVMYRKQGIRANAVAPGGTATSIVVEVDQAAHGPKTLGPHFVNLGDVAQPEEQAAAIVFLASDAASNINGAILPVDDGWSAV from the coding sequence ATGGCCAGTGAATTCGACGGCCGCAGTGTCATCGTCACCGGAGCGGCTTCGGGTATCGGGCGCGCGACAGCCCTGGCGTTCGCCGCCAAGGGCGCGCGAGTCCTGGTGGCGGACCTCAACTCCGAGGCCGCCGGGTCGGTCGTCAAGGAGATCGAGGAGGCCGGCGGGACCGCCGTCGCGGTCACCGGCGACCTCAGTGAACAGGCCGTCGTGGACCAGGTCGCACGGACCGCCGTGGAGCGGTTCGGCACAGTGGACGTCCTGGTCAACAACGCCGGGATCATGGACAGGATGTCCGCTCTCGGGGATGTGTCCGACCCGGAGTGGGAGCGGGTCATCCGCGTCAATCTGACCGCCCCGTTCCTGCTGACCCGGGCCGTGCTCCCGCACATGCTGGCGGCGGGCAGGGGCGCCATAGTGAACACCGCCTCCGAGGCCGGGCTGCGCGGCAGCGCGGCGGGCGCCGCGTACACGGCCTCGAAGCACGGTGTGGTGGGCCTGACGAAGTCCCTCGCGGTGATGTACCGCAAGCAGGGCATCCGCGCGAACGCCGTGGCCCCCGGCGGCACGGCGACCTCGATCGTGGTCGAGGTCGACCAGGCGGCCCACGGCCCGAAGACGCTCGGCCCGCACTTCGTCAACCTCGGCGATGTGGCCCAGCCCGAGGAACAGGCCGCCGCCATCGTCTTCCTCGCCTCCGACGCGGCGAGCAACATCAACGGCGCGATCCTGCCGGTGGACGACGGCTGGTCGGCGGTGTGA